A segment of the Gemmatimonas sp. genome:
CGTGTCATGACGCACCGCCGCGTCGATCAACGTGCGGGTACCCTTCACGTTGTTGGTAATCGCTTCGGCGAGATTGTCTTCCATGAGGGGCACATGCTTGTGCGCCGCCGCGTGAAAGACCGTGTTCGGACGATACTGACCAAAGATCGCGTCGAGTCGCGTCTCATCACGGATATCGGTGATGAGGCAGGTGAGCGGTACCGATGGATAGCTCGACCGCAGCTCCTGCTGAATATCGAAGATCGAATTCTCGCCATGTCCGAGCAACAACAAGTGCGCTGGCGCGTTGCGCGCGATTTGTCGGCACAACTCGCTACCGATCGATCCGCCAGCTCCCGTCACGAGCACCGTCTGACCTTCCACGATGCGGCGTACCGAGCCGAGATCGGTCTGCACCGGCTCGCGCCGAAGCAAATCCTGAATCTCCACCGGGCGCAGCTGATTGACGCCGATGCGACCCGAGATGATCTCGCCGATCTGTGGCATCGTGCGGATCTCGACGCCGGCGGCGGTGCATACGCGCACGATCTCGCGGATCTTCGCACCTGGCGCGCTCGACATCGTGATGATGACATGACGCACACCGTAGGCGCGAATCCGCTCCTCGAGTTCGCTCACCGGGCCGAGAACGCCGAGACCACCCACACGCAGGTTATGCTTGGTCGCGTCGTCGTCGAGATAGCCGATTGGACGAAGTCCCATCGCCGGATGCTCGAGCATCTCACGCGCCGTGAGTCGGCCGGACGCACCCGCACCGAGAATGAGCACCGGAGCCTGAATGGTCCGGTCTCGACGCTGGCGGCGGTGCGAAATCCAGACGCGCGCCAGAAAGCGCGGCAGCGTAAGGGCGACGATGCTCCACATCGTGTGCGACGAGATCACCGAGAGCGGCAATCGCGTGGGCGAGAGCCCGAGGACAGGCAGTAGAAAGACGCCCAGCGTGACGTTGGCCATCGCCGCCACGAACACGGCCGCCATCATCGCCTTGAGCTCCTCGACCGACGCCATCCCCCACGCGCGTCGATACAACCGAAACGCGGCCATGATGCCGAGCCACATCGGCACCGCGAGCATCAGGTGATAGCTCGCCGCCTCGCGCCAACTTGAATTGAGCCACTCCAAGCCTTCGAAGCGCAGCGACCAGGCAATGCCCCACACCGCTGTCAGCGTCGTGACATCGAATACGAACAATTGATTGTGTGTCAGCCACGGCGCTCTACGGCCCTCGGCGGGTGACCCGTCTGCAGGCAATCGATCCGGCGTCGGCGAAGCGGACTGGGATGTCATAAAGGGCACGGTCGGCGGCGAATCCTGCGTCGCGGCGTCGCGACTTCTCCAGGAGCCCATCACGGCTCCATCTTGGGCAGCCTCCCGCCCAATCACTCCAAAGCCATACCCTCTTAGTTATCGGGATACGGAAGACCAGCCTTGAGCCGACGGACCGTAACGATTTGACCACGTCGCGTCCCGTGATCGGCGTCCGCTCGTCAATTCGTTCGGCTCAGCACCACGGCCAGCGTCACCAGGCTGCCGATGACCTGCGTCATGGTGCCGAGGAATTGCATCACATCGCGCTTGTCGGACGGATCGCGGGACGGCACGATGATCCGGCTGCCCGGTCGTGGCTTTGGATGCGTCGCGATCACCAGGAAGTACCGGTGGTTCGTTTCGACCTTGCCGTTGGCTTGCACGACGTAGGCGCGCTTGGCATCGGCGTTACGCGTCGCGCCACCGGCGGCGCGGATGTACGACGACAACGAAGCCCCCGGCTCATACGGGAGCGCCACCGCCGAATTCACGGCACCCGACACCGACACCAGCGCGTTGTAGCGCGGCACATGCACGGAGTCGCCGTCGAGCAGCAGCAGGTTGTCACGGTCCTTCGGATTCTGCAGCACACTCGGCAGATCCACACCCACCCGTCCCACCGCATTCTGCGCCCGGTGAAATGCGACGCCGGCCGAGTAGGCCGAGGCCGTGAGTCCGCCGGCGCGGGCGATCACGTCGGAGAGTCGTTCGGTCTTTGAGGTCAGGGCGTACGTGCCCGGGAACTGCACTTCGCCCGTAAGGGTCACCGTGGACTGCATCTGCCAGTCGGGCTGACGCAGCACCAAGACGTTGTCGTAGGGCGAGAGACGTGTATCGCCATTCGGCGTTTCGGCGGCGGGCGAGTCGAGCACATACGACGAGTCCAGCGGTACGCGGAACGTGATCGCGAGCTGCCCCGGCACCCGCGTTTCGGGCAGGCGCGCGATCTCGGCTTCTTTCAACGACGCGCTCGGCAGCAAGCCGCCGGCCTGAATCATGAGGTCGCGCATCGTCATGCCGTCACGATACGGATACTGCCCCGGAACGCGCACGGCACCGCTCAAGGCGAC
Coding sequences within it:
- a CDS encoding nucleoside-diphosphate sugar epimerase/dehydratase, which codes for MFVFDVTTLTAVWGIAWSLRFEGLEWLNSSWREAASYHLMLAVPMWLGIMAAFRLYRRAWGMASVEELKAMMAAVFVAAMANVTLGVFLLPVLGLSPTRLPLSVISSHTMWSIVALTLPRFLARVWISHRRQRRDRTIQAPVLILGAGASGRLTAREMLEHPAMGLRPIGYLDDDATKHNLRVGGLGVLGPVSELEERIRAYGVRHVIITMSSAPGAKIREIVRVCTAAGVEIRTMPQIGEIISGRIGVNQLRPVEIQDLLRREPVQTDLGSVRRIVEGQTVLVTGAGGSIGSELCRQIARNAPAHLLLLGHGENSIFDIQQELRSSYPSVPLTCLITDIRDETRLDAIFGQYRPNTVFHAAAHKHVPLMEDNLAEAITNNVKGTRTLIDAAVRHDTPQFVLISSDKAVNPSSIMGATKRIAELLVQRAAVSTGRNFVSVRFGNVLGSRGSVVPTFLRQIRAGGPITITHPDMQRYFMTIPEAVQLVLQAAVLGKGGEVFVLDMGEPIKIVDLASDLIRLSGLRVGDDVEIHFTGLRPGEKLFEELSRDDESLQPTSHHTILCSRLGIPPAGVHAHVDALVQAALRRDDDTVLRQRIAELVPEYIALGTTHPVARELTLVA